The DNA region AGCGGGAAGGAGCCGGCGCTCGTGTCCACGTTCGCGCGGAAGATGCTGTTGCCCGCGCTGCGCGAGGAGCGGCCGCGCTCCACGTGCGCGCCCTTCAGCTCCGCGACGGTGAAGCGCGTCACCTCCTCCGTCGTAAGGTAGCCCGAGCGCGTGAGCTCGCAGGGCCCACCGGACGCGCACTGCAGCTGCACGAGGCCTTTTCCGTTGAGGAGCCAGGGCCCGAAGAAGAGGAAGGGCAGCGCAATGAGCGTGAACGCAGCGGCGCCCACGAGGGCGGCGTTGCGCGGAGGCGGAGCGTCGGAGGGAACGGGGCGCATGGCAGAGGCGCGCGCAGCCTAGTCGCGCGGTCGCGTGAAGTCTGCGTGCGGCGTGTGCGGGCGATCCCCGAAGTGCTTTGAGTCATCCATCTCGCTTAATTTGCCTTCCATGATCCTGGATCCACGGAGCCTCTGGGCGCGAGGCTCGCTGCGGACGAAGGCTTCGGTGCTGGCGCTTTGCTTGGTGGGCCTCCTCGGGTGCATCCGGCATCTCACCTACATTGGAGCGCGCCGCGTTCCGCAGGAGAGCCTCGAGCGCCTCCATGCGCCGTGCACGAGCAACCGGGACTGCAACGAGTTCCAGAAGTGCCAGCCATCCCCTCAGGTGGCGGGCTCGTTCTGTGAGATCCCCTGCGAAGTCTCGCCCGGTGTCTTCGACGATCTCCGCTGTCCCGCTCCGCGTGGCTGCTACACGGAGCGTTCGTGCTGCGACGCAGGCATCGTGGGCTTCTGTCTCTAGCGGTGCTGAGACCTGTGCCAGCTAGAGATCTTCTGCGGTCGTGCCCTGCACCACGAGGGAGTCGAGGAACCACTCGGCCTCAGGGAAGGGATCCGCTTCGAGCGATACCGCCTGGAGCATCACGAGGCCGGTGCCCGCGATGACCCAGCGGTCGCGGAGCATGTCTCCCTGCGCTCGACTTCGCCACTCCCAGCCAGACCAGGGCGCGGGCAACGGCCTGAGCTCCTCCACCGGTATGCCTTTGACGAGGTCTTGCTTGAGCCTTTCGAGCTTCTCGGCCGGCGTCGCTGTCGCCTCGAAGGCGCTCGCATGCCACACGAACGACAGATATCTGCTGGCCCCGGTTTGATCCCACATGCAGCTGTAGCTGACGGTGTTGATGGGCCACGGTGCCGACGGCATCGTATGCGCGGGGCGGCACCACCCTCCGCTCGAGGCGGTCCCGTGGGCCTCACCCTCCGCGAGGATCGGCGGCGCGAGAAGGCTGAGTCCTGGCACAGGCTCCACGCGGACGAGGTCCCGCGGCGAGGGCCACACCGGCCGGGGTGGGGCTTCCGTCCGCGTCGTCGCGCAACCGAGAAGCAGCGACGCCGTGAGGCACAGGTGATTTGGGAGGGCTCTCATCTCGGGCCGGAGTCTCGCGTTCCCGAAGAGGGGCCGTCATGTGCGACCGAGAGGAACTTTGCAGAAGCCCAGCAGCCTGAGACCTGGAGGACATCCCGGGGTGGGCGCCATCACCTGGGCGAACAGCGGCTGAGGCCTCGAGCGAGCAGGCGTGCGGGCCCTCCATGGTCCGAGCGCTGCGGCCCCGCGCCCCGCGTCCCCATCTGAATCCCTTGTGTCCCCGGGCTGCGTAACTGGGGATGAAGGAGGCCCGTGATGAAGGCGCTCGCCGTGTTTCCGCAGCAGCGCACGCTGAAGATGGTGGATGCGCCGGAGCCGGGGCCGCTCGCGCCGGGGCAGGTGCGGGTGCGCACGCACGAGGTGGGCATCTGCGGCACGGACAAGGAGATCGCCTCCTTCCTCTACGGCACCCCGCCGCGCGGCAGCGACTTCCTCATCATGGGCCACGAGTGCCTCGGCGAGGTGCTGGAGGCAGGGGCGGGCGTGCAGGGCTTCGCGAAGGGAGACCTCGTCGTCCCGCGCGTGCGCAGGCCCTGCCCGCACACCGGCTGCCTCCCCTGCCGCCAGGGCCGCAGCGACTACTGCGTCACGGGCGACTACACGGAGCGCGGCATCGCGGGGGCACACGGCTTCGCGTGCGAGCAGTGGGTGGAGGACGCGCAGTACCTGCACAAGGTGGAGCGCACCCTGCGCCCGGTGGGCGTGCTCACCGAGCCGCTCACCATCGCGGAGAAGGCGCTGCTCACGGTCGACACGGTGCAGGCGCGCCTTCCGGGCCCGCGCGACATGCGCAGCGGCCGGCGCGCGCTGGTGCTGGGCAGCGGGCCGGTGGGCCTGCTGGGCGCGATGGCGCTCCTGCGCGCGGGCTACTCCGTGCACGTGTACGCGCGCACGCCCGCGCCCAACCCGAAGGCGGAGGCCGCCTCTCGCGTGGGCGCGCGCTACCTCTCGAGCCAGGAGGTGCCGGCCTCGCAGCTGCCCGCGCGCGCAGGGCCCCTGGACCTGGTGTACGAGGCGGCGGGGGCCTCGAGCACGGCCTTCGAGGTGCTGAAGGTGCTCGGGCCC from Aggregicoccus sp. 17bor-14 includes:
- a CDS encoding glucose 1-dehydrogenase → MKALAVFPQQRTLKMVDAPEPGPLAPGQVRVRTHEVGICGTDKEIASFLYGTPPRGSDFLIMGHECLGEVLEAGAGVQGFAKGDLVVPRVRRPCPHTGCLPCRQGRSDYCVTGDYTERGIAGAHGFACEQWVEDAQYLHKVERTLRPVGVLTEPLTIAEKALLTVDTVQARLPGPRDMRSGRRALVLGSGPVGLLGAMALLRAGYSVHVYARTPAPNPKAEAASRVGARYLSSQEVPASQLPARAGPLDLVYEAAGASSTAFEVLKVLGPNGVFVFTGVPGRKEPLKLAGAELMRGLVMKNQLALGTVNAGPDAFAAAVADLGRFEARWPGELAKLITHRHRPEEAPELLRKGLGGGIKHVLTFTEAGR